The Penaeus vannamei isolate JL-2024 chromosome 39, ASM4276789v1, whole genome shotgun sequence genome window below encodes:
- the LOC113815871 gene encoding coiled-coil domain-containing protein 167 translates to MVESAGTASRNASVMSQLEDTSRELKECYERLDFIETKLRRRYYPNDEKKRLEQEVKDIKTHLSRHEKDLRCLRGENRVAMILSVLILALGVMIYMVYTMLFTS, encoded by the exons ATGGTTGAAAGTGCGGGAACAGCTAGTCGTAATGCTTCTGTCATGAGTCAGCTGGAAGATACGTCCAGGGAGTTGAAAGAGTGTTATGAAAG GTTGGATTTCATCGAGACGAAACTCAGACGACGTTACTACCCAAATGATGAAAAGAAACGTTTAGAGCAGGAAGTGAAGGACATAAAGACACACCTCTCAAGACATGAGAAAGACCTGCGTTGCCTAAGGGGAGAGAACCGTGTTGCAATGATCCTCTCCGTTTTAATACTGGCTTTGGGTGTTATGATATATATGGTTTACACCATGCTATTTACAAGCTGA
- the LOC113815873 gene encoding uncharacterized protein, whose product MECKVCFNDYDQADRRPRVLPCGHFFCSMCVTSLLKEGTLKCPICCSQHTIPDIMQIPIAYDFEELLSSINLASPGKREVPEPQQDIAIDPTRLRLIQLAVSSATSDCTQMQTQLRTYNTTLDNLITEHEEQVKNLTDMIQRHMNAQELLKKEKSRLTYLQGQGEQQYHLLQEAAESLHTSDKMDTDRAISSAEQCHAVTLMWIKQCNDTLPDVNAIQQSAKLRYATKKTIEVMNQEVDAGVQDAGVAASNRVVSGTLHATVLEKVNNIIGIPAETVTIESLRGLSMPARMLVEAGKLAAVLTKQGKSRHGRITVHDGAICLHHLQNECPKTTQHLHTLPFYDVVASTETLSSLVFLDLAWPGSSPGRVYIRIIRDTPMAKNFVLLCTGEHGPSYTNTHFFGVVCKGLPGERIVGGDYEYNDGNGGAAVIPGLSGSGDYNKHCSVGAVGGWVSDYSRASQFTVTTKKSLFPYIDPRVFGKVEKGLEVAKAAAKYRNIKNVTVVDCGIVIPY is encoded by the exons ATG GAATGTAAGGTTTGCTTCAATGATTACGATCAGGCTGACAGAAGGCCAAGAGTGCTGCCATGTGGTCACTTCTTCTGTTCTATGTGTGTGACAAGCCTCTTGAAGGAGGGTACCCTCAAGTGCCCCATCTGCTGTTCCCAGCACACCATTCCTGATATAATGCAAATCCCCATTGCTTATGATTTTGAAGAGTTACTCTCAAGCATAAACTTGGCCTCACCAGGGAAAAGAGAAGTGCCAGAGCCCCAACAGGACATTGCAATAGACCCAACCAGACTGAGACTAATACAGTTGGCAGTCAGTAGTGCTACTTCAGATTGCACTCAGATGCAGACTCAGCTCCGTACTTACAACACAACCTTGGATAACTTGATAACAGAACATGAGGAGCAAGTTAAGAATCTCACAGACATGATCCAGAGGCACATGAATGCACAGGAACtcctgaaaaaggaaaagagcagATTGACTTATCTTCAAGGACAAGGTGAACAACAGTACCACTTATTACAGGAAGCAGCTGAAAGTCTTCATACCAGTGACAAGATGGATACAGACAGGGCTATCAGCAGTGCTGAACAGTGCCATGCTGTCACATTAATGTGGATCAAACAATGCAATGATACACTCCCAGATGTGAATGCCATCCAGCAGTCAGCTAAG TTGCGATATGCTACCAAAAAGACCATAGAGGTAATGAACCAAGAAGTGGATGCTGGTGTGCAGGATGCAGGTGTTGCTGCTTCCAATAGAGTAGTCAGTGGAACACTTCATGCAACTGTCCTTGAGAAGGTCAATAACATCATAGGCATACCAGCAGAAACTGTAACA ATAGAAAGCTTACGAGGACTGTCTATGCCTGCTCGAATGTTGGTTGAGGCTGGAAAGCTAGCAGCTGTCCTGACCAAGCAAGGCAAGAGTCGTCATGGTAGGATAACTGTACATGACGGAGCCATTTGTCTCCACCACCTTCAGAATGAGTGTCCCAAGACAACTCAGCATCTCCATACACTTCCA TTTTATGATGTCGTAGCATCTACTGAAACGCTCTCCAGTCTGGTATTCTTGGATCTAGCTTGGCCAGGTTCATCCCCCGGTCGTGTCTACATTAGAATTATTAGAGATACTCCGATGGCAAAAAACTTTGTGCTACTCTGTACAGGTGAACATGGCCCTTCATATACCAACACCCACTTCTTTGGGGTTGTGTGTAAAGGTTTGCCAGGGGAACGCATTGTAGGAGGGGATTATGAATACAATGATGGCAATGGAGGAGCTGCTGTTATACCAGGCCTGAGTGGAAGTGGAGATTATAACAAACATTGCTCTGTAGGAGCTGTAGGTGGCTGGGTTTCTGATTATTCTCGTGCTTCACAGTTCACCGTCACTACAAAAAAGTCCCTGTTTCCATACATTGATCCACGTGTGTTTGGAAAGGTGGAAAAAGGGCTGGAAGTAGCTAAAGCAGCAGCAAAGTATAGGAATATTAAAAATGTAACAGTTGTAGATTGTGGCATTGTAATTCCATATTGA